The genomic region gcaggaggtgaaagcaacggccttctgctgctgctgctgctgctcccgatcacctggtctgctcaggcatttgcaatctcagatgaaggaggatcaagattggtagccatagatcgacttctcctccatcaatctgtccaagccccctttaaagctatccaggttagtggccatcaccacctcctgtggcagcatattccaaacaccaatcacacgttgcgtgaagaagtgtttccttttattagtcctaattcttccccccagcattttcaatgaatgccccctggttctagtattgtgagaaagagagaaaaattcctctctgtcaacattttctaccccatgaataattttgtagacttcaatcatatcccccctcagacgtctcctctccaaactaaaattGTCTTCAACAATTACCATCTGTTCAGGACACAGaaattagcttttttaaaaaaaaatggaagggggtACTACTAAACCCCTCACCTGTGAGATGTGGTGTTCAGAGTGTCTGACTTTGCTCTGGAAGAcagaggtttgaatcccctctctgctaTGAAAGCTTGTTGGGTATTGCTTATATGACCCACTCCACAGGGTAGTGCGcaaataaaatggaggcgagTAGATGCCCCATTTGACCCCACCCATTTtcttatgattgaagtctataaaattatgcatggggtagaaaatgatgacagagagaaatttttctctctttctcacaatactagaaccagggggcatccattaaaaatgctggggggaagaattgggactaatataaggaaacatttcttcacgcaacgtgtgattggtgtttggaatatgctgccacaggaggtggtgatggccactaacctggatagctttaaaaggggcttggacagatttatggaggagaagtcgatctctggctcccaatcttgatcgtccttgatctcagattgcagatgccttagcagaccaggtgctcgggagcagcagcagtagcagaaggccattgctttcacctcctgcaggtgagctcccaaaggcacctggtgggccactgcaagtagcagagtgctggactagatggactctggtctgatccagcagggtctttcttatgttcttaaaaaaacacCTGGGAGACTGAAGAAAGGTGCCCGAAAGTCCACATTGGGGACTCCTAATCTAAGCACTTCTGTCGACTTCTCTTCGAAACTTCTGACCTCATAAGACCGCAGAACGGCCAACGTACACACCTCATGCACTTCATTCTCCTTGACAATGTGCCTCGTAATGTAGCGGATAGAATTTAAGGCCGCTTCCAACGTGTTCCTCGAGGGCTCCGATCCGTTAGGAGGATCGGGTTCCTCGTTCCGAGCAAAGTACCGATCCACGTGGCTCCTCATGCAGAGCAGCCTGGGGAGCTGGTGGAGGAATATCTTGCGGACCCAAGGCGCCATGGCGGCGTGCGTCGACGAGGATCGGTGGTGAACGTTGATAGCGAACACCGTGATGACGATGGATAACGTCACGAAAATCATCGTGAACACCAAATATTCGCCGATCAGAGGAATGACTTTAGAGGACGACGGTATGATCTCTTCGATGACCAGCAGGAAGACGGTTAAAGACACAAGTACGGAGGTGCACAGAGAGATCTTCTCGCCTTCGTAAGACGGGAGGTAGAAGACGAGGACGGTTAAGAACGACAACCCTATGCAGGGGACGATAAGGAACAGGGTATAAAAAAGAGGCAGGCGCCTAATTATAAACGAATACGTAATGAACGGGTACCAACAACATCCGTCCGTCCGGTTCCTTCTGACTCCAGTGGCGGTTACAATTTCCCATTCCCCGTTATCAAAAAAGTCCCTCTTGTCCACTTCGTGGTCCTCCAGAACGATATCCACTTGTGAGCCGTCGTAGGTCCAGGAGCCAAATTTCATGGAACAGTTCTGGAGGTCGAACGGAAAATAAGTCACGTCGATAGTACAGGAGCTTTTATAGTTGGCGGGTGGAGTCCAAGCGATAGTACCGTCATATTTCACGACGGTCTTGGTTGCGGTGCCTTCGAAACGACCGTCGGCGCTAGAAATGAAAAGAAACCCAGCAATGAATGTGAAATAGGTTCCACGATGAAACGGACCTGTTCTCCAGGAAAAGTATTGATCTTtcctttcgaaatggtggctacatattgaaaaaaagatcttttccttgggcttctcttgggaggccctacaaatgctcaccgctccggagatttaccatcgcttaaagtctagattatttgatcaaggatatcaatttctcctgagcaaagcgcaaagctcttgctctccaatgttctttgggattatccctcagcaatctagccctgctatatacctggaacatcttgttaattataattgcagatgggtcatgactagagccaggtgtaactcttttccgtcagtacatctccaaggtcgcttctctaatatcccacaaaatgagcgttgctgtcgattctgtcctgatacaactgattcactttctcatattctgcttcactgttcaaaatacaacaacatcagaactgatttgagaactgtattaccaacaggatttatgctcctttctgataaggtaaaaatggctaagcttctaaataactctaatgctgaaatctctgaagctgttgctacatttttactctgtgtactgcaagttgtgtaataatgatcttgttactgtatttggaattcatgacacacaccggttttatgcctaataaaggttttggatttggaaaagtattattttaaattgttgattCCCGACATTTATGGCATTAACTCGTAGGCTAAGGTATGcgcttttattttttaagtttCAACACAATGCAAAACTGTGAAAGgaggcttttctgcacaaataaTGTTGTTGCAGTGTACAAATGTTTCACAAACATACCTGGATAAACAACTGGGATAAATAACTGTACTGCTGTGTACAGCTTACTGAAGTTGGACTTTACTAAGTAATCTCTGTACCATTTAATGCGTCACATTAACACTTAGACTAggtttcagttctttctggtggttccagatttcttaaaatccttatttatttattcttcattcattaattcatttattgGGCTTATATCCTGTCCCATGCTTCAGttatttctggtggttccagacttctaaaatattcattcattcattcattcattcattcattcattcattcattcattcattcattcattcattcattcattcattcattcattcattcattcattcattgggctTATATTCTGCCCATTCACAGCCAAAGTCTGACTCATGGCAGCTTACTTAAAAACAGCCccttaaaaacaataaattattcAATCATATAAAAGTTCcgcaataaaattaataaaacgcTAAAACCTAAATTCACATCTACAGATAGTGATTAATAAATAACCCTGTTCCAAACTATGAGATTCATTTCCCCATCTCGTGACCAAATCTataggaaaaaacaaacaaatacaaaaaacaccgATGGTTAAGAATTGAGGGCTGGTAGTTGATAGTTGCTGTAATTTGATGCTATAATCCTTTGGCCTATCAATAATTATTATCCAGTAAAACGAGAAATGCTTACTTGTCATACAGAACTATATCGGGAATCCATATCGAATCCGAAGGGACACGGATGGATGTTATTCCTCCGTAATCGTTAGGGTCCCACCTCAGTTTCTCGTCAACCCACTCCTATAAAAAGATGAAAGTTTTTTTTAGACCTTGAGCTTGCTTGGAGGTTCTATTTAGAAAATAATGAATTGTTAACTGAAGAGAGAGAGACTTCTGTTAACTTTGAGAGAGCTAAAGGGAAGTTCTTTttgtgttggggtgctgtgtggtttccgggctgtatggccgtgttctagcagcattctctcctgacgtttcgcctgcatctgtggctggcatcttcagaggaactgatggtaagaatggaaagcaagtggagtatacatactgtgaggt from Sphaerodactylus townsendi isolate TG3544 linkage group LG17, MPM_Stown_v2.3, whole genome shotgun sequence harbors:
- the CHRNA5 gene encoding neuronal acetylcholine receptor subunit alpha-5, whose product is MAEPHPWAALFFFFLLLLLPLAAAPEPGSGGFAAGTAEPSFIAKSEDRLFRHLFGDYEKWVRPVERLNSTIRVKFGLAISQLVDVDEKNQLMTTNVWLKQEWVDEKLRWDPNDYGGITSIRVPSDSIWIPDIVLYDNADGRFEGTATKTVVKYDGTIAWTPPANYKSSCTIDVTYFPFDLQNCSMKFGSWTYDGSQVDIVLEDHEVDKRDFFDNGEWEIVTATGVRRNRTDGCCWYPFITYSFIIRRLPLFYTLFLIVPCIGLSFLTVLVFYLPSYEGEKISLCTSVLVSLTVFLLVIEEIIPSSSKVIPLIGEYLVFTMIFVTLSIVITVFAINVHHRSSSTHAAMAPWVRKIFLHQLPRLLCMRSHVDRYFARNEEPDPPNGSEPSRNTLEAALNSIRYITRHIVKENEVHEVVEDWKFIAQVLDRVFLWTFLMVSIVGSLALFIPVIHKWASIIVPVHIGSTNA